In the genome of Methanosarcinales archaeon, the window TCCAGTATCCACTATCTCGATGTCGTGAATGCCTTCCTTCACGAGTATATCCCGGGCAGATTGAATGTCAAAATTCCGTCTCAAAGCCAACTCGGATTTTCTCAGGGACCCGTCCAGTTCTTCAAGTTCCAGGTGATGTTTCAGTAAATTGAAAGCATTCTTACACCGTTCTTTGTCGCCTTTTACGTACACGGACCCGTCATAACCCATAGATATCACACCGCCGTTCTCAGCTATCATGATATCAGAGGCTCCTATGAGTTTTGAAGCACATTTCACAAAGCACAAAATGTTACCACTGGCCAGTATCACCGGAATCTCATTGTTACGGATTGCTTCTGCAGCTCCGCATGATAATCGGCGCTTTTCGTCTGTAAGCGTCCCGTCAATATCTATTACAACGGCTTTCAATCTGTCAGTCCATCTGTGGTCACAGAAAATACTGCTTCACCTTCAGGCAGGCTTGGTGAATCTACCAGCCTAGCTATTCGCTTTTCACCTTTGGATTTGCGCAGGTATAATCGGAAGGTGGCAGTATGTCCAACAATATGTCCGCCTATGGGTCTGGTTGGATCTCCAAAGAAAGCGTCCGGTTTGGACATGACCTGGTTGGTCACAACCACTGCCGCATTGAACAGATCCCCGAACTTAAGCAGCTCGTGCATGTGTTTATTCAGTTTCTGCTGCCTATCAGCAAGGGTTCCACGGCCTACATATTCTGCTCTGAAATGAGCGGTAAGGGAATCCACGATAAGTAAGCGTACAGGTTTGCCGCTATCCTTGAATTCTTCTGCCAGCTGGGTGGCTGATTCTGCCAGCAGTATCTGGTGGTTAGAGTTATAGGCCCGGGCCACATGGATATTTTGCAGGAATTCTTCTGGGTCATATTCCTCGCCTGTACGGCTGGATACCCCTGCCAACATCTGTGTAATACGTTCTGGCCTGAAGGTATTTTCAGTATCGATCATTATAACTGAACCGTTCAGCCCCCCATGCTCTGGTGGAAGCTGGACATTTACGGCCAGTTGATGGGTTATCTGGGTCTTGCCACACCCGAATTCTCCATAGAATTCAGTAATTGACTGGGTCTCAATGCCGCCGCCCATCAGTTCATCGAACGCTTCAGTTCCTGTTGTCAGTTTACCTACCAGTTTCCTGCGTTCAAGTACCTTGTTCCCTGTCTCAAAACCGCCTACATCTGCTGCATCCCTGGCAGCATTTATGATCTTAGCAGCCGTGGATTCTCCCACTTCTGCAGTGGCGGCAAGGTCTGCAGGTGATGCTACTGCTATGGCTTCAATAGAATTGAATCCCGCTTCTTTCAATTTCTCTGCTGTGGCCGGTCCCACTCCGGGCAAGTCTTCCAGCATTGTGATTTTTTCTGTCATATGTTATATCTCCTGGTGCACAGGGTATTTTCGTCTTGGTGCACAATTATTACACAGATTTTCCCCTATTAATATTAGTCTCATGTAAGCACTGTGAAAGTAATCTTCAATCCAATAATTCCTGATATATCTGGCCTAAACGTTGTGAAGTTTTGTTGATATCATGATACTTTTCAGCAGAATTTCGGGCTTCTCTGCCCAACCGATGTCTCAACTCCTTGTCATTGGCCAGCTGTCGGATGCAACTATCAAACTCTTCTTCACTCCCGCCCATTAGGCAATCCTTACCAGGGGTCAACCATTCCCTGAACACAGGCAGGTCCCTGGTAATAATGGGACGACCGTTCGCAGCCGCTTCGATCAATGCCAGCCCCTGGGTCTCATGTCTTGAAGGGAAGAAGAAAATATTACTTGCAGAAAGGGCTGCAGGAATATCCTTAATATATCCTGTCACCAGGATGGTGTCAGGCAGGTCCTTAAGACTTATATCTCCCTGCCTGGCAAACATCTTATAAAATATATCTATACCTGTATTGTCCGTATATTCACCGCCCACCCACATGAATTTCAGTTCAGGATTCCGTTTTGAAATGTTAATAAAGTCATCGATCCCTTTACGTCTGGATATCCCTCCTACGCAGCTTACTACTAGCTCATTATCCTTTATGCCGTACTGTTCTCGAAAACTTATGCAGGATTCTTCTGAAAATGAATATTTAGCAAGATTGATACCGTAATTTAACTGTTCAATTGTATGGCCTGGAAGAAGAGTCCTGAAATAATCTTCTGCTGATCTGGACGGGCATAAAATAATGTTCGATTTACTTGCGATTTTCTTAAACCATATTCTCAGTGAATATTTTGCGCCTCTTCCTACCGAAAAACTATCTTCCGTGGCGTGGCCATGATAGATTATGGGATAATTATGGTCACCATTATTACTTAAACGATAGGCCAAACGCAGGGGCATATGAATGTGTAAAAGATCAAAACCGGCTTCCTGGTCATATACCACTG includes:
- the radA gene encoding DNA repair and recombination protein RadA translates to MTEKITMLEDLPGVGPATAEKLKEAGFNSIEAIAVASPADLAATAEVGESTAAKIINAARDAADVGGFETGNKVLERRKLVGKLTTGTEAFDELMGGGIETQSITEFYGEFGCGKTQITHQLAVNVQLPPEHGGLNGSVIMIDTENTFRPERITQMLAGVSSRTGEEYDPEEFLQNIHVARAYNSNHQILLAESATQLAEEFKDSGKPVRLLIVDSLTAHFRAEYVGRGTLADRQQKLNKHMHELLKFGDLFNAAVVVTNQVMSKPDAFFGDPTRPIGGHIVGHTATFRLYLRKSKGEKRIARLVDSPSLPEGEAVFSVTTDGLTD
- a CDS encoding phosphoglycolate phosphatase → MFCDHRWTDRLKAVVIDIDGTLTDEKRRLSCGAAEAIRNNEIPVILASGNILCFVKCASKLIGASDIMIAENGGVISMGYDGSVYVKGDKERCKNAFNLLKHHLELEELDGSLRKSELALRRNFDIQSARDILVKEGIHDIEIVDTGFAVHIKTTEVNKGTGLAQVAALMKTDPKDFAAIGDSANDIEMLKVAGLGFAVANAHPDLKDVADHVTSDSYGKGAIEALEYIRKMNKRKI
- a CDS encoding glycosyltransferase family 4 protein → MSVINFVIDELTVNRLTKNMGWLETYIPEVATRLEGTDFSVVYDQEAGFDLLHIHMPLRLAYRLSNNGDHNYPIIYHGHATEDSFSVGRGAKYSLRIWFKKIASKSNIILCPSRSAEDYFRTLLPGHTIEQLNYGINLAKYSFSEESCISFREQYGIKDNELVVSCVGGISRRKGIDDFINISKRNPELKFMWVGGEYTDNTGIDIFYKMFARQGDISLKDLPDTILVTGYIKDIPAALSASNIFFFPSRHETQGLALIEAAANGRPIITRDLPVFREWLTPGKDCLMGGSEEEFDSCIRQLANDKELRHRLGREARNSAEKYHDINKTSQRLGQIYQELLD